The stretch of DNA CCCACACACAGTCTATACCATTGCTGCGATCTGTGGGAGCCAGAAACGAGCACTGAAAACGAGACAGACGCTCAGGAGGTCCAATGGCGCAGCTCGCTGACGCACGACGCAGCCAATAGGATCCCTCTGTGGGCGGGTCTTTCCCTCCTTGTATTCTGATTGAATCGGTCCAGTTTGTATTAGTTGGacgagcagagaggagcaggaagaacggaggaggaggagggaaggacgCTTTCTTTCACCAAAAAACGTTGTTATCACTGTGGATACTGGCTGCTGGCTCTGTTATTGCCCAGATGCGCAATGATGTGCGCGAAGTCGTGACGCGCGTTATTGTCTGCAGCCTGAATCTTACCAGGCTGCATTCACAAGGATGCATCAGATGAGAAGTGCGCAGGGATGCCTCTGGCTGAAACATGGACAAACAGGGCGTCTGTTCCAGTGATGAAGAAGGATCCTTCCTTTTTGTTTTCAACCACCCACGGAATCACTGCAACTTAAGCGCACAACCTCTCATCCATCCCTATGATTGCGCACTGCAGTGAAAACGAGGATATCGCGTTGTGGATTTGGAATCTGCTGGTGAGTATATTACCTAATAAGCTGCTATTCAGCTGGGCATCAAGTCCCAGTATAGCTTGTATACATCCTGCAGAGCAGTCGATGTAAGGAGCGTTGTCCAGTGGTGAGAGCCACTCTCCAGAGGGCACAGATGAGAGGCAAACAATACCATCAGCCACTGAAGTTGACAGCGCCTTGGGAGAAGGATGCTGGCTTTGGGAGGAAGCTTAAAACCTACAGGAATCATACCAAGATAATAGCTCAGCCTGGGATCGTGATGAAAGTCCTCCGCAGGAAGAGGATTGTGTTATTCATGGCCTACTTCTTACTGCTGGTCCTCACTATGCTCAACTTGGCCAATTACAAATGGACTAAGGAGCCTCAGCAGTGCAACCACCAGATGAGGAGCACCACTTATCAGAGCAGGTCTGACATTCGCTTCCTCTACAGGCCCTCTCTGGCCAAAAAGAGACAGCTTGTGTATGTTCTGACCACCTGGAGGTCGGGCTCCTCCTTTTTCGGGGAGCTCTTTAACCAAAACCCTGAAGTGTTCTTCTTGTACGAGCCGATGTGGCACATCTGGCAGAAACTGTACCCGGGCGATGCGGTGTCTTTGCAAGGGGCAGCCAGGGACATGCTTAGCTCCTTGTACCGCTGCGACCTGTCCGTTTTCCAACTTTACAACAGCCCCGGGGGCAAGAATTTCACCTCCCTGGGACTATTTGGGGCCACCCTCAACAAAGTGGTGTGCTCCTACCCCCTCTGCTCAGCCTACAGGAAGGAGGTGGTGGGGATGGTGGATGATAAGGTGTGTAAAAAGTGCCCCCCTCAAAGCCTTAGACTGTTGGAGGAGGAGTGCCTCAAATATAGCACCATAGTCATTAAAGGGGTACGCATTTTGGACGTTAACGTGCTGGCCCCGCTCATGGAGGATCCGTCTTTGGATTTGAAGGTGATACACCTGGTCAGAGACCCACGGGCGGTGGCAAACTCCAGGATCAAGTCCAGGCACGGTTTGATAAGGGAGAATTTACAGGTGGTCCGCAGCAGGGATCCGAAACTTCGCCGGATACCTTTTGTGGATCCTGGCCACAAGGCCAACAAGAAGGACGGCGCGGACTACCACTCCATAGGAGCCATGGAGGTGATCTGCGACCGCACCTCCAGGACGTTGAGGACTGCCTTAAACCCGCCCAGCTGGCTGAAGGGGAAGTACATGGCCGTGCGGTACGAGGACCTGGTCGAGAACCCGGTCAAGACCTTGCGGAACATCTACCGCTTCACCAACCTCACCAGCAACCACGACATTGAGTCGTTTGCGCTGAACATGACCAGcggctccagctcctcctctaAGCCATTCATAGTCTCGTCCAGGAATGCCACACAAGCTGCTAGTGCATGGAGAACAGTGCTCAGCATTCAACAGATCAAACAAGTGGAGGACTACTGTCACCACGCCATGTCTGTTCTGGGGTACGAGAGAGTCAGAACAGCCGGGGAGGCCAAGGACTTGAGCAAATCGCTACTGACACACTccaaactgtgaaaaaaaactTACTTGTCACCAAAGaccttttaatttaatgttCATTTTTGCATCGAGTGCCGTTTCCTCTTATTGTGGAATTAAAGCTTTACTTTAAATCAGTGTTGGAGGAGCTCCGCTGGCCACATTTGGAATGTATCACGTTTCTCTCGGTTGAATTGCAGTGGTGCATTTGAAGGGACCACTTCTTTTATACTGGAATATTGGATGTGTTTGACAATGCAGAGGCCTATGAACGACGACACAATTAGTGAAgctgcaacaatgaaaaaaacaacaactgtatAATTCATGTATCTTGTTATGATGACACTTCAAAGTGGATATTTTGGGGTTATTTTTGAATGTTCAAATTCTtacaaaaaatctgtttttcagtctCCATACTGTCTGTAAAAGTGAAAATAGTtgatgacagaaaaaaacaaacaactgataaaaaaaaaaaaagctcataaTGTTCATTTGTAAGATCTGGTTGAAGTCAGAGACAATCAATAAATTGGTTTGTTGATGTGCCATAGGTAGAGGTGTGATGACTAGGTGACATCTGAACAGCAGTAGTGCTTTTTCTAGATAAAAAAACCCAAGAGGATGTTTTGATCTTTGTCACCAAATCCTCGTAGGATGATATCATGCACTGTGGACAATGTCATGGCTCTGGAGCTGGAGAGTCTCTCTCAGTGTCGGTGTAAGCAGTCTGTTCTACCATTTTCAAATGTTTACAATTGCTTGCTCTTATAAAAACACATGATCTGGGAATATTGCATTGAGTAAAGTTCACAGTTAACAAGACAGTTTACGCATCTGTGTTGAACAACCCGCACTGCTGTACAGCACATGtaaaaaaatccaaaacatACACTgagaccagtggttctcaaagtcTGGTGCATGAGGCAAgattcaaaattaaaataaaatccaaCACAATGAGCCACTGGATTTAATCAATACTGTAATAACAAAACAACTATATGCtattaatgtgtatttttttaattacatacaGGTTTTTGTAATAATTTTGTTCTTTATATTTATGAGATGAGATGCATTATGCACCATTTGAGAACCATTGTGCTGGAACAATGTCACACATTTGTTGCTATTTGCAACATAACTTAAAGGTTCCCCGTGGAGatttcttgtaaacaaagtttctgtttacattcagcgtttctcaccaaaacacattgtgtttattagtgGTGCAgcggttcaacaagcccacggtttGGTTTGTATTGGCGGTTTTTGGTTCGGTTTATAAAGCACATtagggaaaagaaaaacataaccattttcaatgtgtttgaactccaaaataaGGATTGAAACGGTTTGGTTTTGCATCCCTAGTGTGTATCCTTGATGTCTAAGTTAACGTGTTGAATGCATTTGCCTCCTTATAAAACAATtgcaaagcatttttttctcaaaagtaTGAAACTTACATTGTTTACATTAATGTTTACTTTCtggcagtcttcttcttctctgcctttGCCGGAGCATTAATGTGTTTCTTGGTGGTTTACCGCCGCATGTAGagccaaccctgtctcccacaaaatgcCGTTGCCATACAGCTAAACtgtattctcaattatgttttgagggaaatgtatttactCCCGGATTATGGTCGctgttttaaacacgtggttataaattgaaaatatcaaaaacgCAGCAACATTACTTACAATACAGTCGCTCGATATATTACGTCACTTTCTCTGTTCGTCTCtcaatgcagtttagttgtatgggaatgtaatttttaggagacaggctGGTTTATCAGTGGAATAGTGTGAAGccattagcagaaatgtgtttcccGTCATCCAAATACATGTGCATCCTTGGGCACGAGAACAAACGGGGACACAAGCCTAAAAACAATACTTTATAATGTTATTAGtagtcaaaaactccacagggtgcCTTTAAGTATgtgtcataaaaatgttattcatAATAGTCAGAAATACTGTATTCATTAGTTGGTAGAAGTAATTATTATAGTCACTGTAGATTCCAACTTTGTGACAACACAACCTTAAAGATCTCAGAGAAATGGCTCAAAAAGGGAAATACACTAATATTAAATGACTTGAATACAGAGTTAAAGGGGCACTTCATGAAAACCACAACAACGCGGAATTTCCACTTAACTCCATCCAGATTCTGATGTGATTTGCTGAGGTTAAGAGATGTGATCTCACTCCAGTAAAACAGCTCAGTAACATTTGGATCATTATGCTCAAGAAGCCCAAAAAATTACACTTGAAAAGCTAAACAAGCAGCGTCTTTCCTTCCTCACCAAGGTCACACAGAAAAGTTGCTCTTCCTCCTGCACTGACACAGATGCTGTAGCTCGTGGGCGTACTTCAATGAGTAGTGCTCAATGAAAACATTGAAAATACGGCTTTTTGTTCACCAGAACTGTCATATGTGGAAAGAgacatagag from Sebastes fasciatus isolate fSebFas1 chromosome 21, fSebFas1.pri, whole genome shotgun sequence encodes:
- the chst2b gene encoding carbohydrate sulfotransferase 2, translating into MRGKQYHQPLKLTAPWEKDAGFGRKLKTYRNHTKIIAQPGIVMKVLRRKRIVLFMAYFLLLVLTMLNLANYKWTKEPQQCNHQMRSTTYQSRSDIRFLYRPSLAKKRQLVYVLTTWRSGSSFFGELFNQNPEVFFLYEPMWHIWQKLYPGDAVSLQGAARDMLSSLYRCDLSVFQLYNSPGGKNFTSLGLFGATLNKVVCSYPLCSAYRKEVVGMVDDKVCKKCPPQSLRLLEEECLKYSTIVIKGVRILDVNVLAPLMEDPSLDLKVIHLVRDPRAVANSRIKSRHGLIRENLQVVRSRDPKLRRIPFVDPGHKANKKDGADYHSIGAMEVICDRTSRTLRTALNPPSWLKGKYMAVRYEDLVENPVKTLRNIYRFTNLTSNHDIESFALNMTSGSSSSSKPFIVSSRNATQAASAWRTVLSIQQIKQVEDYCHHAMSVLGYERVRTAGEAKDLSKSLLTHSKL